Proteins co-encoded in one Nitratireductor kimnyeongensis genomic window:
- a CDS encoding enoyl-CoA hydratase/isomerase family protein codes for MFDLEMKDRVALVRLNNPPVNAVSFARWAQLPALVEEVEATNARVLVLSGLPQRHFCGGNDFREFGSLTPEETMMGTERVRDAMRAVRESRVPAIAALHGAAMGSGLMLASACDIRLATPDAKLGLPEIKVGAFGGYRIVREVLQFGEARMMAFTGNTIDGNRAHQIGLVQELCPDPEALLARALELAQEIAERLTDKLSAGMKPTLNDEDAADLWTGYDLERAYSSRVMGVAGR; via the coding sequence ATGTTCGACCTTGAAATGAAGGATCGCGTTGCGCTGGTGCGGCTCAACAATCCGCCCGTCAACGCGGTGTCGTTCGCCCGGTGGGCGCAACTTCCTGCCCTTGTTGAGGAAGTGGAAGCAACCAACGCTCGGGTTCTGGTGCTTTCAGGTCTCCCGCAGCGTCATTTCTGCGGAGGGAACGACTTTCGCGAGTTCGGCAGTCTGACTCCGGAAGAAACCATGATGGGGACCGAACGCGTGCGCGACGCCATGCGTGCCGTGCGCGAAAGCCGAGTACCTGCCATTGCCGCGCTTCACGGCGCGGCGATGGGTAGCGGACTGATGCTCGCAAGCGCTTGCGATATCCGGCTGGCAACACCGGACGCAAAGCTTGGCCTGCCCGAAATCAAGGTCGGCGCTTTCGGGGGATACCGGATCGTGCGCGAAGTGTTGCAGTTCGGCGAGGCGCGGATGATGGCCTTCACCGGCAACACTATCGACGGGAACCGCGCCCATCAGATCGGCCTCGTGCAGGAGCTTTGCCCGGACCCAGAGGCATTGCTGGCGCGGGCGCTTGAGCTGGCTCAAGAAATTGCCGAACGCCTGACTGATAAATTGTCAGCCGGCATGAAACCGACACTGAACGACGAAGACGCAGCCGACCTGTGGACAGGCTATGACTTGGAACGGGCCTATTCATCTCGTGTGATGGGTGTGGCAGGCCGCTAA
- a CDS encoding sensor histidine kinase, translating into MAEKIAGDISEHAHETGSVPLTRGLSTKLLVLTVLFVMIAEVLIFIPSVANFGMQWMQQRLANAAAVSIILMEGEDDTLAPDIRDELLMATGVKAIAVRDADVSRILVVTDMPPEVDQHIDLDAITPPAAIAQTFSTLFFGGDRVFRIFGTVGDTGKIFEILIPDTGLRNAMLIYARNVAFLSLIISLFTATLVFYAINRIMIRPIRDMTQSMLAFAATPDDPRRVISPEVRGDEIGVAERELARMQTALQKTLGEQRRLADLGLAVSKINHDMRNMLASAHLISDRLSTIDDPAVKTLTPRLLRTLDRAVTYSEGVLNYGRTQEAPPSRRRLRLHALVEEVRNILPLDAESRIEFANVVAPDFEISADSEHLFRVLSNLCRNAVQAMVGDNDPSVVKRLTISAERSDGAARIYVGDTGPGLPQKARENLFAPFRGSAKSGGTGLGLAIAQELVRAHGGALDLVESIGGHTLFAISIPEAPPPA; encoded by the coding sequence ATGGCAGAGAAAATAGCGGGCGACATCAGCGAACATGCGCATGAGACGGGCTCCGTTCCGCTGACGCGCGGTCTTTCGACCAAGCTTCTGGTCCTGACCGTGCTTTTTGTGATGATCGCCGAAGTGCTGATCTTCATTCCCTCCGTGGCCAATTTCGGAATGCAATGGATGCAACAGCGCCTTGCGAATGCGGCCGCCGTCAGCATCATTCTCATGGAAGGCGAGGATGACACCCTTGCGCCCGATATTCGTGACGAACTCTTGATGGCAACCGGTGTGAAGGCCATTGCTGTACGCGATGCGGATGTCTCGCGGATTTTGGTCGTCACTGACATGCCCCCGGAGGTTGACCAGCACATCGATCTCGACGCAATTACGCCACCCGCAGCCATCGCCCAAACCTTCTCCACGCTGTTTTTCGGAGGCGATCGCGTTTTTCGCATTTTTGGAACGGTGGGCGATACAGGCAAGATTTTTGAAATTCTGATACCCGATACAGGCCTCAGAAACGCGATGCTGATCTATGCACGCAATGTCGCGTTTCTCTCGCTGATCATCTCACTCTTTACCGCGACACTGGTCTTTTACGCCATCAACAGGATCATGATCCGCCCGATCCGCGACATGACACAGTCCATGCTGGCTTTCGCCGCCACGCCTGATGATCCGCGCAGGGTCATTTCGCCCGAGGTGCGCGGCGATGAAATCGGCGTCGCCGAGCGTGAGCTCGCGCGCATGCAGACAGCTCTGCAGAAAACGCTGGGTGAGCAAAGGCGCCTGGCAGATCTCGGGCTCGCAGTCTCCAAGATCAATCATGACATGCGAAACATGTTGGCTTCAGCGCATCTTATCTCCGACCGGTTGAGCACGATTGACGATCCGGCCGTGAAAACCCTCACCCCTCGCCTGTTGCGCACACTCGACCGCGCCGTGACCTATTCAGAGGGTGTGCTCAATTACGGCCGTACACAGGAGGCGCCGCCCAGTCGCCGTCGGCTGCGCCTGCATGCGCTGGTCGAAGAGGTGCGTAACATCTTGCCTCTTGACGCCGAAAGCCGGATCGAATTCGCCAACGTGGTGGCTCCGGATTTCGAGATCAGCGCTGATTCTGAGCATCTATTTCGCGTGCTTTCCAACCTGTGCAGGAATGCCGTTCAGGCGATGGTCGGTGACAACGACCCATCCGTGGTCAAGCGCCTGACGATCTCCGCCGAGCGCTCGGATGGCGCAGCACGCATATATGTCGGCGACACGGGGCCGGGCTTGCCGCAGAAGGCACGTGAGAACCTTTTCGCTCCCTTTCGCGGTTCTGCCAAGAGCGGCGGAACAGGGCTTGGACTGGCTATCGCACAGGAACTCGTTCGCGCGCATGGCGGCGCGTTGGACCTGGTCGAAAGCATTGGGGGGCATACGCTTTTTGCCATCAGCATCCCCGAAGCGCCCCCACCGGCCTGA
- a CDS encoding ABC transporter ATP-binding protein, whose translation MLNIEGLGAGYGKMTILHGLSLSLHPRTATVILGPNGVGKTTLCRTVSGLIRATRGRISFEGRDITGASPAARVRAGIVQVPEGRQVFPDLTVRENLRLGAFVHGMPDQDAFDRIYALFPILLQRQSQKAGLLSGGEQQMLALARALMTRPRVLLLDEPSQGLAPMAVELIGHAIKQVAESGVTVLMVEQNLKLAEMVAQRVAIMEHGACTLEGPANEVLSSDAVQNAYLGKKR comes from the coding sequence ATGTTGAACATTGAAGGCCTCGGTGCCGGCTATGGCAAGATGACCATTCTGCACGGTCTCAGCTTGTCGCTGCATCCCAGAACGGCGACCGTGATCCTTGGGCCGAACGGCGTTGGAAAAACCACGCTTTGCCGGACTGTTTCAGGACTTATCCGTGCCACCCGCGGCAGGATAAGCTTCGAAGGTCGGGACATTACCGGCGCGTCTCCGGCAGCGAGGGTGCGTGCCGGTATCGTGCAGGTTCCGGAAGGAAGACAGGTCTTTCCCGATTTGACGGTGCGCGAGAACCTGCGGCTGGGTGCCTTCGTCCACGGCATGCCTGATCAGGATGCATTCGACAGGATCTACGCGCTGTTTCCGATCCTCCTACAGAGGCAGAGCCAGAAGGCGGGGCTCCTCTCGGGCGGAGAACAGCAGATGCTGGCGCTTGCCAGGGCGTTGATGACCCGGCCGCGGGTGCTCCTGCTGGATGAACCGAGCCAGGGCCTCGCTCCCATGGCAGTCGAACTGATCGGACATGCCATCAAACAGGTCGCAGAAAGCGGCGTGACCGTTCTGATGGTCGAACAGAATTTGAAGTTAGCGGAAATGGTCGCCCAGAGAGTGGCGATCATGGAGCACGGCGCCTGCACACTGGAGGGCCCCGCAAACGAGGTGCTGTCGAGCGATGCGGTGCAGAATGCATATCTGGGAAAGAAGAGGTAG
- a CDS encoding class I adenylate-forming enzyme family protein — translation MRPDAGGLPFFLSDIVSDNARWAPDATALIFGDQSWTWRQFHDETRRLQQGLARLGVSRGSRVAVLDRNSADYVLLGYALAGMGAVLVPINMWLRAAEVGYILGNCQPSYLVASEEFLDLASAALEELSDKPRIILRGASRQGMTDWSSLSHDGPEIRIEGPQSPDDPHLILYTSGTTGRPKGAIISHRRSVVDALNVLNVFGIRRFERFFCYMPLFHTGAWDYLKLYFMMRGSAVIAERFEAESAVEAIAAHRCNGMFGVPMVMRQMMESPAWNKADLSSMRLIAYANYDPSTLILKIVEAFRERGASEIGIANAYGLTEGGPYICINPPGACMRQPLAIGFPVPGTQVALLDDQMNEVPHGEIGEICVRSPALMSGYLNRPEATVETFAGGWLHTGDLGRVDPEGYIFLVDRKKDMIRSGGENIYAKEVELCIVSHPGVRDCAVFGVPDNDYGEKVVAAIVRERADLTASEITSFVRKKIAGFKTPRLVIFLKELPKTPAGKIKKHEIRKQLADAAD, via the coding sequence GTGCGGCCTGACGCGGGAGGCTTGCCGTTCTTCCTGTCCGATATCGTGTCGGACAATGCGCGCTGGGCACCTGACGCGACGGCGCTGATATTCGGCGACCAAAGCTGGACATGGCGGCAGTTCCACGACGAGACCCGACGCCTGCAACAGGGGCTTGCGCGATTGGGCGTCTCCCGCGGATCCCGAGTTGCTGTCCTCGACCGCAACTCAGCCGACTATGTGTTGCTTGGCTACGCGCTCGCCGGAATGGGCGCGGTCCTGGTGCCGATCAACATGTGGCTGCGGGCGGCAGAGGTGGGCTATATCCTCGGCAACTGCCAGCCTTCTTACCTCGTCGCCTCGGAAGAGTTTCTCGACCTGGCGTCCGCTGCGCTCGAAGAGTTGAGCGACAAGCCACGGATCATTTTGCGCGGGGCGAGCCGGCAGGGGATGACGGACTGGTCGAGCCTCAGCCATGACGGTCCCGAAATACGCATCGAGGGGCCCCAATCTCCGGACGATCCGCACCTCATTCTCTACACGTCAGGAACCACCGGTCGGCCGAAAGGGGCTATCATTTCCCATCGTCGGTCAGTTGTTGACGCGCTGAACGTGCTGAATGTGTTCGGTATTCGCCGGTTCGAGCGGTTCTTTTGCTATATGCCGCTTTTCCATACCGGTGCATGGGATTACCTAAAACTCTACTTCATGATGCGAGGCTCGGCTGTCATTGCGGAGCGCTTTGAGGCCGAAAGTGCGGTCGAGGCAATCGCCGCCCATCGCTGCAACGGCATGTTTGGTGTGCCGATGGTTATGCGTCAGATGATGGAGAGCCCTGCCTGGAACAAGGCAGATCTGTCTTCGATGCGTCTTATCGCATACGCGAACTACGACCCCTCGACACTGATCCTGAAGATCGTCGAAGCATTCCGTGAGCGCGGTGCGAGCGAAATCGGCATCGCCAATGCCTATGGGCTCACCGAAGGCGGACCTTATATCTGCATCAACCCGCCGGGGGCATGCATGCGTCAGCCCCTGGCAATAGGGTTTCCGGTTCCCGGTACGCAGGTCGCGCTGCTCGACGATCAGATGAACGAGGTGCCGCACGGTGAGATAGGCGAGATTTGCGTGCGCTCGCCAGCCTTGATGAGCGGCTACCTAAACCGTCCCGAAGCAACCGTTGAAACGTTCGCAGGCGGTTGGCTGCACACAGGGGATCTAGGACGTGTGGATCCGGAAGGATACATTTTCCTCGTTGACCGCAAGAAGGACATGATCCGCAGCGGCGGCGAAAACATCTACGCCAAGGAAGTCGAACTGTGCATCGTTTCCCATCCGGGCGTGCGCGATTGTGCCGTCTTCGGCGTCCCTGACAATGATTACGGCGAGAAGGTCGTCGCGGCGATCGTGCGCGAAAGGGCCGACCTCACCGCATCCGAAATCACCAGCTTCGTTCGCAAAAAAATAGCAGGCTTCAAGACGCCGAGGCTGGTGATCTTCCTGAAGGAACTACCAAAAACGCCTGCGGGGAAAATCAAGAAGCATGAAATACGCAAGCAGCTGGCGGACGCTGCCGACTAG
- a CDS encoding SDR family NAD(P)-dependent oxidoreductase, with translation MSAKRLLEGKRVVITGAASGIGAQVAATCAEDGACIMLLDLDAAKAAEVAASLAGEGHSSVPCNVVDAGAVAEAFRQANEKLGGVDAVVNCAGIWRPSDDGPIARVSDETWDQIIAVNLTGTFNVCREAVKSMEGRGGGSIVTVASVVALTGWEKLNAYSASKGGVLSLSRALAVECGKKGIRVNCVCPGVIETPMTEAVLVYSKPTVLPIGRLGRPSDIADSIAFLCSDRSAFTTGATVVVDGGFSAA, from the coding sequence TTGTCGGCTAAGCGTCTACTTGAAGGAAAACGGGTTGTTATCACCGGGGCCGCCAGCGGCATTGGGGCGCAGGTGGCAGCAACCTGTGCGGAGGATGGCGCATGCATCATGCTTCTGGACCTAGACGCGGCAAAAGCGGCCGAGGTTGCAGCCAGCCTGGCAGGCGAGGGGCATTCTTCGGTCCCCTGCAATGTTGTTGATGCCGGCGCCGTTGCAGAGGCCTTCCGCCAAGCGAACGAAAAGCTGGGTGGCGTGGATGCTGTGGTCAACTGTGCAGGAATCTGGCGCCCTTCCGACGACGGCCCGATAGCGAGGGTTTCAGACGAAACCTGGGACCAGATTATCGCGGTCAATCTGACCGGCACATTCAATGTCTGCCGCGAAGCCGTCAAATCCATGGAGGGGCGTGGCGGCGGATCAATCGTAACCGTTGCTTCGGTTGTGGCGCTGACTGGCTGGGAAAAGCTCAACGCTTATTCCGCATCAAAAGGTGGCGTGCTTTCCCTAAGCCGGGCGCTCGCAGTAGAGTGCGGGAAAAAGGGCATACGGGTCAATTGCGTTTGTCCAGGCGTCATCGAAACGCCGATGACGGAAGCGGTACTCGTCTATTCAAAACCTACCGTGCTGCCGATTGGACGTCTCGGCCGACCCTCGGATATCGCCGACAGCATTGCGTTTCTTTGTTCAGACCGCTCGGCCTTTACCACTGGAGCGACTGTCGTGGTGGATGGAGGCTTTAGTGCGGCCTGA
- a CDS encoding ABC transporter substrate-binding protein: protein MRNTTIAALAAILGMHVGAAHSAELIIGELHPITGPASFYGLPESRGVQLAVGEINDAGGIKIGDETYTIKLVTEDTQAKATIAVAGLKKLQAENVKYLIGPLSSGVAPGLMPIIAKSDMTQIIDGSIADGITNGKNIFRNQATVSGYDKAVVELFKAKKYKSVAFMTDRFHAGFMGTQEALSNSLGEMGTTIAQQEYYKLGDTDFSAAMTNVAGKNPEALVIRGYPAEGALITKQARQLGFQGQIVWEMVAPPSTVLKNIPKEQMDGVFNCIPPTVEDYVKLDDEKAKILAEAYKAKFGEQVGELTGLSYDAVYIYKAAFEKAGSIDNAKVNEALAGLMVADVPELVTRYTPQDDGRLFDDVGQVDLQGIVSVWKGEAWEPADLGN from the coding sequence ATGAGGAATACAACAATTGCGGCTCTAGCCGCGATCCTCGGAATGCATGTCGGAGCAGCCCACTCGGCGGAGCTGATCATTGGCGAACTGCATCCGATTACAGGTCCTGCAAGCTTCTACGGTCTGCCGGAAAGCCGCGGCGTGCAGCTTGCCGTGGGCGAGATCAACGATGCGGGCGGCATCAAAATCGGCGACGAGACTTATACAATCAAACTGGTGACAGAAGATACGCAGGCCAAAGCGACGATCGCGGTTGCCGGCCTGAAGAAGCTGCAGGCTGAGAATGTCAAATACCTGATCGGCCCCCTTTCGAGTGGTGTTGCGCCAGGCCTTATGCCGATCATCGCGAAGTCAGACATGACCCAGATCATCGATGGTTCGATCGCCGACGGGATCACCAATGGCAAGAACATCTTTCGCAATCAGGCCACGGTGAGCGGCTACGACAAGGCGGTGGTCGAACTCTTCAAGGCCAAAAAATACAAGTCTGTCGCGTTCATGACTGATCGGTTTCATGCCGGCTTCATGGGCACGCAAGAAGCACTTAGCAACTCGCTTGGCGAAATGGGCACCACCATTGCGCAGCAGGAATATTACAAGCTGGGCGACACCGACTTTTCTGCAGCGATGACGAATGTGGCTGGCAAGAACCCTGAGGCGTTGGTCATTCGCGGCTATCCTGCCGAAGGTGCACTCATCACCAAGCAGGCGCGCCAGCTTGGCTTCCAGGGCCAGATCGTCTGGGAGATGGTCGCGCCGCCCTCGACGGTGCTCAAGAATATCCCCAAAGAACAGATGGATGGGGTGTTCAACTGCATCCCGCCGACGGTCGAAGACTACGTCAAGCTCGACGACGAGAAAGCCAAGATTCTGGCCGAGGCCTACAAAGCAAAGTTCGGCGAACAGGTCGGGGAGCTTACGGGCCTGAGCTACGACGCAGTCTACATTTACAAGGCCGCCTTCGAAAAGGCAGGCTCGATCGACAACGCCAAGGTCAACGAGGCACTGGCCGGGCTGATGGTTGCCGATGTTCCGGAACTGGTCACCCGCTACACGCCGCAGGACGACGGTCGTCTGTTTGATGATGTCGGCCAGGTAGACCTGCAGGGCATTGTCAGCGTCTGGAAAGGCGAGGCCTGGGAGCCGGCCGACCTGGGCAACTAG
- a CDS encoding branched-chain amino acid ABC transporter permease: MEYLPQQLMNGLALGSTYAMIALGLSLIFGVLLIPNFAHGEFYMLGAFITYTLTVAGFNFWLAMALTAIAVIAIGFLLDRVAFKPIEMAPPLSLMISALAASIILQQVATLIWGTEARTIPTPLVGVWSAPFFILTYMQLTIIGVLMVACVAIWGLLHHTALGLSIRATAQNRDAAMLMGIEMLRVRFATFAIGALLGAVAGALLGATFPIYPTMGAGPVLKAFVVLVLGGIGSLKGAVLGGLVLGIAEVLVAGYISSEFQDVGAFTLLVCVLLIRPNGLFGRVQMER; the protein is encoded by the coding sequence ATGGAATATCTCCCACAGCAGTTGATGAATGGCCTGGCGCTTGGCTCGACCTATGCAATGATCGCATTGGGCCTGTCGTTGATCTTCGGGGTTTTGTTGATCCCGAATTTCGCCCATGGCGAGTTTTATATGCTCGGCGCTTTCATCACCTATACTCTGACGGTTGCGGGGTTCAATTTCTGGCTCGCGATGGCTCTGACGGCTATAGCCGTCATCGCCATTGGGTTCCTGCTCGACCGGGTGGCCTTCAAACCGATCGAGATGGCGCCACCTTTAAGTTTGATGATCTCGGCGCTCGCCGCATCGATTATCCTTCAACAGGTGGCCACCCTGATCTGGGGCACCGAGGCACGCACGATTCCCACACCACTCGTTGGTGTCTGGAGCGCGCCGTTCTTCATACTCACCTATATGCAGCTCACTATCATCGGGGTTCTGATGGTTGCTTGTGTGGCTATCTGGGGATTGCTGCACCACACGGCTCTTGGCCTGTCGATCCGGGCCACCGCGCAAAATCGCGACGCCGCGATGCTGATGGGCATCGAGATGCTGCGTGTTCGGTTCGCGACCTTCGCCATCGGCGCTTTGCTGGGGGCCGTTGCAGGTGCTTTGCTGGGCGCCACATTTCCGATTTACCCGACCATGGGGGCAGGGCCAGTCCTGAAGGCTTTCGTGGTATTGGTTCTCGGCGGCATTGGGAGCCTCAAGGGCGCCGTTCTCGGTGGGCTGGTTCTGGGAATCGCCGAAGTTCTTGTAGCTGGCTATATATCAAGCGAATTTCAGGATGTCGGAGCTTTCACCCTTCTGGTCTGCGTGTTGCTGATCCGCCCGAATGGGCTGTTTGGCCGCGTGCAGATGGAAAGGTAG
- a CDS encoding enoyl-CoA hydratase-related protein, with translation MEYDNHFVKVEVDRSVALITLDRPKANAVDLALYDELRRTFHRLGKDDRVRAAVFTGAGKVFCGGNDVTDFVDLDFEGATEYLAHVRLTFNAMYDCPVPIVGAINGGAVGTGIVLATLCDVRIASERAVFALPEIDVGVLGGARHVMRLAGQGMTRMMMYTGRRIDAEEALHAKIVDRVVPHDDLMSTAMELAGEIAEKSPPAIRLAKQGLNRCETMSLKEGYEFECTLTAAVRQTAEASEGALAFLEKRRPRYADRG, from the coding sequence ATGGAATATGACAACCATTTCGTGAAGGTGGAGGTCGACCGCAGTGTCGCGTTGATTACGCTTGATCGCCCGAAAGCGAACGCGGTTGATTTGGCGCTCTACGATGAGCTGCGTCGAACCTTCCATCGGCTCGGCAAGGACGATCGGGTGCGTGCGGCAGTCTTTACCGGTGCAGGCAAGGTCTTTTGCGGCGGGAATGATGTGACTGATTTCGTCGACCTCGATTTCGAGGGCGCAACCGAGTATCTCGCGCATGTGCGTCTGACGTTCAATGCCATGTATGATTGCCCTGTCCCAATCGTCGGCGCCATTAACGGTGGCGCTGTCGGAACTGGAATTGTTCTGGCTACGCTGTGTGATGTGCGGATCGCGTCCGAGCGTGCGGTGTTCGCCCTGCCTGAAATCGATGTTGGTGTCCTGGGCGGCGCGCGCCATGTCATGCGTCTTGCCGGGCAGGGCATGACACGAATGATGATGTACACCGGACGCCGGATCGATGCGGAAGAAGCCCTCCACGCCAAAATTGTCGACCGGGTGGTGCCGCATGACGACCTTATGTCCACCGCAATGGAACTGGCGGGCGAAATCGCCGAAAAGAGTCCCCCTGCAATCAGACTGGCCAAGCAGGGACTGAACCGCTGCGAGACGATGTCGCTGAAGGAAGGCTACGAGTTTGAGTGCACACTCACCGCTGCCGTGCGCCAGACCGCTGAAGCCAGCGAGGGCGCTTTGGCGTTTCTCGAAAAGCGCCGTCCGCGGTATGCGGATCGGGGATAG
- a CDS encoding ABC transporter ATP-binding protein: protein MSILELHNISLRFGGVVALDDVSLNVPAGMTFGLIGPNGAGKTTLVNVISGLIPPNSGSMVFDGRKDGPWPIATSVGYGIVRTFQQTRAFLGLTVRENLRIAAAVSPQPEMIGDLVDACGLAEVMDRTASELPYAALRHLGIALALALRPRLLLLDEPAVGLSGDELERLGHLIRRWMDAGITILLIEHNVRFLMDLSDRVAVLDRGRLLFEGTPEECQSNPDVINTYLGRGGSDVEH from the coding sequence ATGAGCATTCTTGAGCTTCACAACATTAGCTTGCGCTTCGGAGGTGTGGTTGCGCTCGATGATGTCAGCCTCAATGTGCCCGCGGGCATGACCTTCGGTCTGATCGGACCAAACGGTGCTGGCAAGACCACCCTGGTGAACGTCATTTCGGGCCTGATACCGCCCAATTCCGGCAGCATGGTGTTCGACGGACGCAAGGACGGACCCTGGCCGATCGCAACCTCGGTTGGCTACGGAATCGTACGCACATTTCAACAGACCCGGGCGTTCCTCGGGCTGACGGTGCGAGAAAATCTGCGTATCGCCGCAGCCGTGTCACCACAGCCTGAAATGATCGGCGACCTGGTCGACGCTTGCGGCCTCGCCGAGGTCATGGATCGAACGGCCTCCGAACTTCCCTACGCGGCGCTGCGCCATCTTGGCATTGCGCTTGCGTTGGCACTTCGTCCCAGGCTCCTCTTGCTTGACGAACCCGCCGTCGGCTTGAGCGGAGACGAGCTGGAACGCCTTGGCCACTTGATCCGGCGCTGGATGGACGCCGGGATCACCATCCTGCTGATCGAGCACAACGTTCGCTTTCTTATGGATCTTTCGGATCGGGTCGCCGTACTGGATCGGGGTCGATTGCTATTCGAAGGCACACCGGAAGAGTGTCAGTCCAATCCGGACGTTATCAACACCTACCTGGGCAGGGGAGGCAGCGATGTTGAACATTGA
- a CDS encoding branched-chain amino acid ABC transporter permease yields the protein MRPLLDYFVPISLFVIACASSLWINDYFLYVVTIGAIFAVLAVSFDLLLGYTGYLSLAHGALYGVGAYCCGILTAWHGMPFLPAMLFAGLFTGLVGALIALVAFRTKGLYFAVLTLGIGLIGHQLFLIAAPLTGGIGGFIGIPSPNVPAWLPVRQVVYNALLAFALLLVTYLVMRAFVRSRFGAACLAVREDITLAQALGIRVGWPRFAAFALSATFTGMAGALFAALSNFIAPESFTVLGTGFELVALVVVGGLGTLWGPILGAILLTALPEALRVAATLSLLAYGALLLFFIIFYPRGIASILRRLWSRLGAALTGKLGGV from the coding sequence ATGAGGCCGCTTCTCGACTACTTCGTTCCCATCTCCCTTTTCGTCATTGCGTGTGCTTCCAGCCTCTGGATCAACGATTATTTCCTGTACGTCGTCACCATCGGCGCTATCTTTGCTGTGCTTGCGGTCTCATTTGACCTGCTGCTTGGATATACAGGGTACCTATCGCTGGCCCACGGCGCTCTCTATGGGGTCGGTGCCTATTGCTGCGGAATTCTAACCGCATGGCATGGTATGCCTTTCCTGCCAGCGATGCTTTTTGCGGGCCTGTTCACCGGGCTGGTCGGTGCGCTAATTGCCCTCGTGGCTTTTCGCACCAAGGGCCTTTACTTCGCCGTGCTCACCCTTGGCATTGGATTGATAGGCCATCAGCTCTTCCTGATAGCGGCCCCGCTTACCGGTGGCATTGGCGGCTTCATTGGTATTCCGAGCCCCAACGTGCCCGCCTGGCTGCCTGTACGCCAGGTCGTCTACAACGCGCTTCTCGCATTCGCCCTGCTGCTGGTGACATACCTCGTCATGCGCGCCTTCGTTCGCTCTCGCTTCGGTGCGGCCTGCCTGGCGGTACGTGAAGACATAACGCTCGCCCAGGCGCTGGGTATCCGTGTCGGATGGCCCCGGTTCGCAGCGTTCGCACTTAGCGCCACGTTCACGGGCATGGCGGGCGCCCTGTTTGCTGCCCTTTCCAACTTTATTGCCCCGGAGAGCTTCACCGTGCTCGGCACAGGCTTCGAACTGGTAGCGCTGGTCGTCGTGGGCGGGCTCGGTACACTTTGGGGCCCGATCCTCGGCGCCATCCTTCTGACCGCACTGCCTGAGGCGCTGCGGGTTGCGGCAACGCTCAGTTTGCTCGCATACGGCGCGTTGCTGCTGTTCTTCATTATTTTCTACCCGCGCGGGATAGCAAGCATCCTTCGCCGCCTCTGGTCCCGTCTGGGGGCGGCGCTCACTGGCAAGCTGGGCGGGGTGTAG